From Eleftheria terrae, the proteins below share one genomic window:
- a CDS encoding nucleotide pyrophosphohydrolase produces the protein MTPDTLAALTQRLREFAAIREWQPFHSPKNLAMAVAGETGELVAEFQWLTEAESRAPGPERLLRIRDEAADVFIYLLRLADGLGFDLVEAANAKMDRNEVRYPAEQVKGSARRSDEY, from the coding sequence ATGACCCCAGACACCCTGGCTGCATTGACGCAGCGCCTGCGCGAGTTCGCCGCGATCCGCGAATGGCAGCCCTTTCACTCGCCCAAGAACCTGGCCATGGCGGTGGCCGGCGAGACCGGCGAACTGGTGGCCGAATTCCAGTGGCTGACCGAGGCCGAGAGCCGGGCGCCCGGCCCCGAACGCCTGCTGCGCATCCGCGACGAGGCGGCCGACGTGTTCATCTACCTGCTGCGGCTGGCCGACGGCCTGGGCTTCGACCTGGTAGAGGCTGCCAATGCCAAGATGGATCGCAATGAAGTGCGCTACCCCGCAGAGCAAGTGAAGGGCAGTGCCCGCCGCTCCGACGAGTACTGA
- the dnaN gene encoding DNA polymerase III subunit beta has product MIVLKAPQEKVLGALQAVSGIVERRHTLPILANVLIRKTGPQVEFTTSDLEIQVRTTAEFEGDAASFNTSVGARKLIDILKSLPADQTVSLSAAQNKLTLQGGKSRFTLQTLPAEDFPLVQEAADFGPAFGVPQKTLKSLIGQVHFAMAVHDIRYYLNGILFVAEGQQLTLVATDGHRLALASATLEVEMPRQEVILPRKTVLELQRLLKDEDTPIEMRFAGNQAKFSFSGMEFVTKLVEGKFPDYNRVIPKNHRNSVILGRAPLLASLQRAAILTSEKFKGVRLNIEPGLLRIASSNAEQEEAKEELEIDYGGDTIEIGFNVTYLVDALANMSQDMVQVELQDANSSALLTIPEQAGFKYVVMPMRI; this is encoded by the coding sequence ATGATTGTCTTGAAGGCACCTCAGGAAAAAGTGCTTGGCGCGCTGCAAGCCGTCTCCGGCATCGTGGAGCGGCGGCACACCTTGCCGATCCTGGCCAACGTGCTGATCCGCAAGACCGGTCCCCAGGTGGAGTTCACGACCAGTGACCTCGAGATCCAGGTGCGCACCACGGCCGAGTTCGAAGGCGACGCTGCCAGCTTCAACACCTCCGTCGGCGCCCGCAAGCTGATCGACATCCTGAAGTCGCTGCCGGCCGACCAGACGGTGTCGCTCTCCGCGGCGCAGAACAAGCTGACGCTGCAAGGCGGCAAGAGCCGCTTCACGCTGCAGACGCTGCCGGCCGAGGATTTCCCGCTGGTGCAGGAGGCCGCCGACTTCGGTCCCGCCTTCGGCGTGCCGCAGAAGACCCTGAAGAGCCTGATCGGCCAAGTGCACTTCGCGATGGCAGTGCATGACATCCGCTACTACCTCAACGGCATCTTGTTCGTGGCCGAAGGCCAGCAGCTGACCCTGGTGGCCACCGACGGGCACCGCCTGGCGCTGGCCAGCGCCACGCTGGAAGTGGAGATGCCACGCCAGGAAGTGATCCTGCCGCGCAAGACCGTGCTGGAGCTGCAGCGGTTGCTGAAGGACGAGGACACGCCGATCGAGATGCGCTTTGCCGGCAACCAGGCGAAGTTCAGCTTCAGCGGCATGGAGTTCGTCACCAAGCTGGTGGAGGGCAAGTTCCCCGACTACAACCGGGTGATCCCGAAGAACCACCGCAACAGCGTCATCCTGGGCCGTGCCCCGCTGCTGGCCAGCCTGCAACGCGCTGCCATCCTGACCAGCGAGAAGTTCAAGGGCGTGCGCCTGAACATCGAGCCGGGCCTGCTGCGCATCGCCTCCAGCAATGCCGAGCAGGAAGAGGCCAAGGAGGAGCTGGAGATCGACTACGGCGGCGACACCATCGAGATCGGCTTCAACGTCACCTACCTGGTGGATGCGCTGGCCAACATGAGCCAGGACATGGTGCAGGTGGAGCTGCAGGACGCCAACAGCTCGGCCCTGCTCACCATTCCGGAGCAGGCCGGCTTCAAGTACGTCGTGATGCCGATGCGGATCTGA
- the gyrB gene encoding DNA topoisomerase (ATP-hydrolyzing) subunit B — translation MSDQANDHPLQTAAPAPADTGYGEGSIQILEGLEAVRKRPGMYIGDTSDGTGLHHLVFEVVDNSIDEALAGHCDDIVVTIHTDNSISVIDNGRGIPTGVKMDDKHEPKRSAAEIALTELHAGGKFNQNSYKVSGGLHGVGVSCVNALSKWLRLTVRREGKVHFIEFRKGVPQDRVLEQRDGFEVSPMKIIGETEKRGTEVHFLPDDEIFTNVDFHYDVLAKRLRELSFLNNGVKIRLVDERNAKEDNFAFAGGVKGFVDFINQGKKILHPNVFHAQGDKVSEQNTNVGVEVAMQWNDGYSENVLCFTNNIPQRDGGTHLTGLRAAMTRVINKYIEDNELAKKAKVEVSGDDMREGLACVVSVKVPEPKFSSQTKDKLVSSEVRAPVEDIVSRLLNDWLLENPTDAKIICGKIVEAARAREAARKAREMTRRKGVLDGLGLPGKLADCQEKDPALCEIYIVEGDSAGGSAKQGRDRKFQAILPLRGKILNVEKARYEKLLSSNEILTLITALGTGIGKTGAGNGSDDFNPDKLRYHRIIIMTDADVDGAHIRTLLLTFFYRQMPELVERGHIYIAQPPLYKVKQGKHEQYLKDAHELDGFMLRVALTDAELHTGVNGTVLKGEAFESLARKYVLAENVIARLGNWMDAEALRVLASGTEINLDTPEQAEASAVALKGALHGAEVAAELDARLDKWVLRISRKHHGNIKSSVINADFVHGADYEVLSTAGKTFKGLLGEDAVIKKGEGEKQKEQKVRDFREAMQWLMGQAENSVGRQRYKGLGEMNPEQLWETTMDPNVRRLLRVQIEDAIEADRVFTMLMGDEVEPRRVFIESNALRAANIDV, via the coding sequence ATGAGCGATCAAGCCAACGACCACCCCCTGCAAACGGCAGCCCCTGCCCCGGCCGACACCGGTTACGGCGAAGGCAGCATCCAGATCCTCGAGGGCCTGGAGGCCGTGCGCAAACGGCCGGGCATGTACATCGGTGACACCTCCGACGGTACCGGCCTGCACCATCTGGTCTTCGAGGTGGTCGACAACTCGATCGACGAAGCACTGGCAGGCCATTGCGACGACATCGTCGTCACCATCCATACCGACAACTCGATCAGCGTCATCGACAACGGCCGTGGCATCCCCACCGGCGTGAAGATGGACGACAAGCACGAGCCCAAGCGCAGCGCGGCCGAGATCGCACTGACCGAGCTGCACGCGGGCGGCAAGTTCAACCAGAACAGCTACAAGGTGTCGGGTGGCCTGCACGGCGTGGGCGTGAGCTGCGTGAACGCGCTGAGCAAGTGGCTGCGCCTGACGGTGCGCCGCGAAGGCAAGGTGCACTTCATCGAGTTCCGCAAGGGCGTGCCGCAAGACCGAGTGCTGGAGCAGCGCGACGGCTTCGAGGTCAGCCCGATGAAGATCATCGGCGAGACCGAGAAGCGCGGCACGGAGGTGCACTTCCTGCCCGACGACGAGATCTTCACCAACGTCGACTTCCACTACGACGTGCTGGCCAAGCGCCTGCGCGAGCTGAGCTTCCTGAACAACGGCGTGAAGATCCGCCTGGTCGACGAGCGCAACGCGAAGGAAGACAACTTCGCTTTTGCCGGAGGCGTGAAAGGGTTTGTCGACTTCATCAACCAGGGCAAGAAGATCCTGCACCCGAACGTCTTCCATGCCCAGGGCGACAAGGTGAGCGAGCAGAACACCAATGTCGGCGTCGAAGTGGCGATGCAGTGGAACGACGGCTACAGCGAGAACGTGCTGTGCTTCACCAACAACATCCCCCAGCGTGACGGCGGCACCCACCTGACCGGCTTGCGGGCGGCGATGACGCGGGTCATCAACAAGTACATCGAGGACAACGAACTGGCCAAGAAGGCCAAGGTCGAAGTCAGCGGCGACGACATGCGCGAAGGCCTGGCTTGCGTGGTGAGCGTGAAGGTGCCCGAGCCCAAGTTCAGCAGCCAGACCAAGGACAAGCTGGTGTCCAGCGAGGTGCGCGCCCCGGTGGAAGACATCGTGAGCCGCCTGCTGAACGACTGGCTGCTGGAGAACCCGACCGACGCAAAGATCATCTGCGGCAAGATCGTCGAGGCCGCCCGTGCCCGCGAGGCCGCCCGCAAGGCCCGCGAGATGACCCGCCGCAAGGGGGTGCTCGACGGCCTGGGCCTGCCCGGCAAGCTGGCTGACTGCCAGGAGAAGGATCCGGCGCTCTGCGAGATCTACATCGTCGAGGGCGACTCGGCCGGCGGCTCCGCCAAGCAAGGGCGCGACCGCAAGTTCCAGGCGATCCTGCCGCTGCGCGGCAAGATCCTGAACGTCGAGAAGGCGCGCTACGAGAAGCTGCTGAGCAGCAACGAGATCCTGACGCTGATCACCGCTCTGGGCACCGGCATCGGCAAGACCGGCGCGGGCAATGGCAGTGACGACTTCAACCCGGACAAGCTGCGCTACCACCGCATCATCATCATGACCGATGCGGACGTCGACGGCGCCCACATCCGCACGCTGCTGCTGACCTTCTTCTACCGCCAGATGCCGGAACTGGTGGAGCGTGGCCACATCTACATCGCGCAGCCGCCGCTCTACAAGGTGAAGCAGGGCAAGCACGAGCAGTACCTGAAGGACGCCCACGAGCTGGACGGCTTCATGCTGCGCGTGGCGCTGACCGATGCCGAGCTGCACACCGGGGTCAACGGCACCGTGCTGAAGGGCGAGGCGTTCGAATCGCTGGCGCGCAAGTACGTGCTGGCCGAGAACGTCATCGCCCGCCTGGGCAACTGGATGGATGCCGAAGCCCTGCGCGTGCTGGCCAGCGGCACCGAGATCAACCTCGACACGCCGGAGCAGGCCGAGGCCTCCGCGGTGGCGCTCAAGGGCGCGCTGCACGGCGCCGAGGTGGCGGCCGAGCTGGACGCGCGGCTCGACAAGTGGGTGCTGCGCATCAGCCGCAAGCACCACGGCAACATCAAGAGCAGCGTGATCAACGCCGACTTCGTGCATGGGGCCGACTACGAGGTGCTGAGCACGGCCGGCAAGACCTTCAAGGGCCTGCTGGGCGAGGACGCGGTCATCAAGAAGGGCGAAGGCGAGAAGCAGAAGGAACAGAAGGTCCGCGACTTCCGTGAAGCGATGCAGTGGCTGATGGGCCAGGCCGAGAACAGCGTGGGCCGCCAGCGCTACAAGGGCCTGGGCGAGATGAACCCGGAGCAGCTGTGGGAAACCACGATGGATCCGAACGTGCGCCGCCTGCTGCGCGTGCAGATCGAGGATGCCATCGAGGCAGACCGGGTCTTCACGATGCTGATGGGCGACGAGGTGGAGCCGCGCCGGGTGTTCATCGAGAGCAATGCGTTGAGGGCGGCGAACATCGACGTGTGA
- a CDS encoding thioredoxin fold domain-containing protein: MSSLQRRTFLAAALLGGAVLTACSERDAPPTAAATPPPTAEEAYKLAAGATGVQVGQAMAANTVYVFFDPQCPHCATLWAESKPLLGRLKMVWIPVQLLGAQSMPLAAAILSAPQPVEAMERHEAQVAQRAALSAPAPDEATRAKVEANTELFKKLGAESVPMLYFRHATTGQYGSHSGALPTAQLQQLVGV; the protein is encoded by the coding sequence GTGAGCTCACTCCAACGCAGAACCTTCCTCGCTGCCGCCCTGCTGGGCGGCGCTGTGCTGACCGCCTGTTCCGAGCGCGATGCGCCGCCGACCGCGGCCGCCACGCCCCCACCCACGGCTGAAGAGGCCTACAAGCTGGCCGCCGGCGCTACCGGCGTGCAGGTGGGGCAAGCGATGGCGGCCAACACGGTCTATGTCTTCTTCGACCCGCAATGCCCTCATTGCGCCACCTTGTGGGCGGAATCCAAGCCCTTGCTCGGGCGGCTCAAGATGGTATGGATCCCGGTGCAATTGCTGGGCGCACAGTCGATGCCGCTGGCAGCAGCCATCCTGTCTGCACCGCAACCCGTCGAGGCGATGGAGCGGCACGAGGCCCAGGTGGCCCAACGGGCCGCACTGTCCGCACCCGCGCCCGACGAGGCGACCCGCGCCAAGGTGGAAGCCAACACCGAGCTGTTCAAGAAACTGGGCGCCGAGAGCGTGCCCATGCTGTACTTCCGCCACGCCACGACCGGCCAGTACGGCTCCCACTCGGGCGCGCTGCCGACCGCACAGTTGCAGCAGCTGGTGGGGGTGTGA
- a CDS encoding GGDEF domain-containing protein, with amino-acid sequence MPLRWPVHGESLPTRRPPVPTDASRSVIPASFTPLADPSQFDTSHSPPYTTVRLPDHPTIAARAGLPAPPGIPVLPQPAADVERRARIRLAQLHLYVDNHLTDKYLAPPLAVMAAVLLTRWLPTWQALVFGAVELAVIAGYITCYHRFRAANATPAEERRWARRIGMAHGAHMLVWSSVVVWGWVPTDFSSLIFTMLIHLGLISLTAAMSNPHRDLLLMDMAIPFVALLLPPLFSDGAFSLGLALLGLFYSTLMLWVALKIHQTTAEATELRLRNEELIARLEHQAARDPLTGVASRSHLLATGHAEIRRASRHGHPLALLMLDIDHFKAINDSCGHLAGDRVIQAIAQACVPALRSGDCLGRLGGEEFAVVLPDTDLAAAMAVAERLRETVAALQLHHEERRLALTVSIGVALLESPGEALSHLLHRADTAMYRAKAEGRNCVKAAPPSGMARPACPVGAHAVMP; translated from the coding sequence GTGCCGCTGCGCTGGCCCGTGCACGGCGAGTCGCTGCCGACCCGGCGGCCACCCGTGCCGACCGACGCATCCCGCTCTGTCATCCCTGCCAGCTTCACCCCCCTGGCCGATCCTTCACAATTTGACACCTCGCATTCCCCACCTTACACCACGGTGCGCCTCCCGGACCATCCAACGATTGCCGCCAGGGCCGGGCTGCCAGCACCGCCCGGCATCCCCGTGCTGCCACAGCCAGCGGCTGATGTCGAACGTCGCGCCCGCATCCGCCTGGCCCAGCTGCACCTCTACGTCGACAACCACCTCACCGACAAGTACCTGGCGCCACCGCTTGCGGTGATGGCCGCGGTGCTGCTCACGCGCTGGCTGCCCACCTGGCAGGCGCTGGTCTTCGGCGCCGTGGAGCTGGCGGTGATTGCCGGCTACATCACCTGCTACCACCGCTTTCGCGCCGCCAATGCGACGCCGGCCGAGGAGCGGCGCTGGGCGCGCCGCATCGGCATGGCGCATGGGGCCCACATGCTGGTCTGGTCGTCCGTCGTCGTCTGGGGCTGGGTGCCGACCGATTTCAGCAGCCTGATCTTCACGATGCTGATCCACCTGGGGCTGATCTCGCTGACGGCCGCCATGAGCAATCCGCACCGCGACCTGCTGTTGATGGACATGGCCATCCCCTTCGTGGCCCTGCTGCTGCCGCCGCTGTTCAGCGACGGCGCCTTCAGCCTGGGGCTGGCGCTGCTGGGGCTGTTCTACAGCACCTTGATGCTGTGGGTGGCGCTGAAGATCCACCAGACGACGGCCGAAGCGACCGAGTTGCGACTGCGCAATGAGGAGCTCATCGCCCGGCTCGAGCACCAGGCGGCGCGGGATCCGCTCACTGGCGTGGCGAGCCGCAGCCACCTGCTGGCCACCGGGCATGCCGAGATCCGCCGCGCCAGCCGCCATGGCCATCCGCTGGCCTTGCTGATGCTCGATATCGATCATTTCAAGGCGATCAACGACAGCTGCGGGCACCTCGCCGGCGACCGTGTCATCCAGGCCATCGCCCAGGCCTGCGTGCCGGCCCTGCGCAGTGGCGACTGCCTGGGCCGCCTGGGCGGCGAGGAGTTTGCGGTGGTCCTGCCCGACACCGACCTGGCCGCCGCCATGGCGGTGGCCGAGCGGCTGCGGGAAACGGTGGCGGCCCTGCAGCTTCACCACGAGGAGCGGCGCCTGGCACTGACGGTGAGCATCGGCGTGGCCCTGCTTGAATCACCCGGGGAGGCGCTGTCCCACCTGCTGCACCGGGCAGACACCGCGATGTACCGCGCCAAGGCGGAGGGCCGCAACTGCGTCAAGGCGGCGCCACCCTCCGGCATGGCGCGTCCGGCGTGCCCGGTGGGCGCGCACGCAGTGATGCCCTGA
- a CDS encoding glutathione S-transferase family protein, whose protein sequence is MKLYYNPQSRATIAKWMLDECQADYELVHIDFQKREHKTPEFLKINPAGKLPALVDGDVRVFECPAICLYLAEKYPEARLAPAVGTPERGRYLSLMVFATAQLEPSMGDALLKQDTLPQRGWNNFEATQDAVEQELGDGPYLFGDWFTAADVVIGSMFIWRRLWGGGSLPERPRLKAYVDRLLQRPEGLKPRQ, encoded by the coding sequence GTGAAGCTTTACTACAACCCCCAGAGCCGGGCCACCATTGCCAAATGGATGCTCGATGAGTGCCAGGCCGACTACGAGCTGGTGCACATCGACTTCCAGAAACGCGAGCACAAGACGCCGGAGTTCCTGAAGATCAACCCTGCCGGCAAGCTGCCGGCCCTGGTGGATGGTGACGTGCGGGTCTTCGAATGCCCGGCCATCTGCCTCTACCTTGCCGAGAAATACCCAGAGGCCCGCCTGGCGCCCGCGGTCGGCACGCCCGAGCGAGGCCGCTACCTGTCCCTGATGGTGTTCGCCACCGCGCAGCTGGAACCGTCCATGGGAGACGCCCTGCTGAAGCAGGACACCCTGCCGCAGCGCGGCTGGAACAACTTCGAGGCAACACAGGACGCGGTGGAACAGGAGCTCGGCGACGGGCCTTACCTGTTCGGCGACTGGTTCACCGCCGCGGACGTGGTGATCGGCTCGATGTTCATCTGGCGGCGCCTGTGGGGCGGTGGCAGCCTGCCCGAGCGTCCTCGGCTGAAGGCTTATGTCGACCGGCTGCTGCAGCGGCCCGAGGGGCTCAAGCCGAGACAGTGA
- the dnaA gene encoding chromosomal replication initiator protein DnaA, translated as MSFDLWQRCCERLAAEMPEQQFNTWIRPLPAGVVSQAEAGQVVSVRVPNRFKLDWIRNQYAPRIETVLADLAGEPVKLELSLAPREGMPIPAPRPAPAPTEMYMMPGRPAPGHAAVAPRPAAPAIAHPVAAPQVPPIVSAAARSRLNTSLTFDTLVPGRANQMARTAALHVAGAPGRTYNPLFIYGGVGLGKTHLMNAVGNALLADNPNARILYLHAEQFITDVVKNYQRKTFDELKAKYHQLDLLLIDDVQFFAGKERTQEEFFNAFEALLAKRAHIIMTSDTYPKGLADIDERLTSRFDSGLTVAIEPPELEMRVAILMKKAEAEAAVMPEDVAFFVAKNVRANVRELEGALRKILAYSRFSHKEINIQLAREALKDLLSIQNRQISVENIQKTVADFYKIKVADMYSKKRPASIARPRQIAMYLAKELTQKSLPEIGELFGGRDHTTVLHAVRKIGGERTKNTELNQQLHVLEQTLKG; from the coding sequence GCCGGCGTCGTCTCGCAGGCAGAGGCGGGGCAGGTGGTGTCCGTGCGCGTCCCCAACCGGTTCAAGTTGGACTGGATCCGCAACCAGTACGCCCCCCGCATCGAGACGGTGCTTGCCGACCTGGCGGGCGAGCCGGTGAAGCTGGAGCTGTCACTGGCACCGCGCGAGGGCATGCCCATCCCGGCGCCCCGTCCGGCCCCCGCCCCCACGGAGATGTACATGATGCCGGGCCGGCCTGCGCCGGGCCATGCCGCCGTGGCGCCGCGGCCGGCGGCGCCCGCCATCGCGCATCCGGTGGCGGCGCCCCAGGTGCCGCCCATCGTGTCGGCGGCTGCCCGCAGCCGCCTGAACACGAGCCTGACCTTCGACACCCTGGTGCCGGGTCGGGCCAACCAGATGGCGCGCACCGCGGCCCTGCATGTGGCCGGGGCGCCCGGCCGCACCTACAACCCGCTGTTCATCTACGGTGGTGTGGGCCTGGGCAAGACCCACCTGATGAACGCGGTGGGCAATGCACTGCTGGCCGACAACCCGAACGCCCGCATCCTTTATCTGCATGCCGAGCAGTTCATCACCGACGTCGTCAAGAACTACCAGCGCAAGACCTTCGATGAGCTGAAGGCCAAGTACCACCAGCTCGACCTGCTGCTGATCGACGACGTGCAGTTCTTCGCCGGCAAGGAGCGGACGCAGGAGGAGTTCTTCAACGCCTTCGAAGCACTGCTGGCCAAGCGGGCGCACATCATCATGACCAGCGACACCTATCCCAAGGGCCTCGCTGACATCGACGAACGCCTGACTTCCCGCTTCGACTCGGGCCTCACCGTGGCCATCGAGCCGCCGGAGCTGGAGATGCGCGTCGCGATCCTGATGAAGAAGGCGGAGGCGGAAGCGGCGGTGATGCCGGAAGACGTCGCCTTCTTCGTCGCCAAGAACGTGCGCGCCAATGTCCGCGAGCTGGAAGGCGCCCTGCGCAAGATCCTGGCTTATTCGCGCTTCTCGCACAAGGAAATCAACATCCAGCTGGCCCGCGAGGCGCTGAAAGACCTGCTGTCGATCCAGAACCGGCAGATCTCGGTGGAGAACATCCAGAAAACGGTGGCCGACTTCTACAAGATCAAGGTCGCCGACATGTACTCCAAGAAGCGGCCGGCCAGCATCGCGCGGCCCCGCCAGATCGCGATGTACCTGGCCAAGGAGCTGACGCAGAAGAGCCTGCCCGAGATCGGCGAGCTGTTCGGCGGCCGCGACCACACCACCGTGCTGCATGCCGTGCGCAAGATCGGCGGCGAGCGCACCAAGAACACCGAACTCAACCAGCAGCTGCACGTGCTTGAGCAAACGCTCAAGGGCTGA